The Rhodopseudomonas palustris genome window below encodes:
- a CDS encoding methyl-accepting chemotaxis protein has translation MINSSSLFKAGLCLAVTVVGSLVAVAGLTLGAPLLLQVGLGASLLGAAGVAAMLLRLNRMLTQIDEVCGRIADGDFEARLIGHRDGGRLLEMQNRFNDMIDRCDAFVRESSAAMAAIRDDKYYRHILPQGLRGSLLIASRTINEAMQAIETRVAAFNANTAEFETAIGTVIDAVGAASSNMGETATSLNRGVIATRDRTLAVSAASEQASTNMETVAAATAELTASANEILSSVNRSASIAQAAVAASDHARDTVGSLSTATERIGAIVQLIEEIASQTNLLALNATIEAARAGDAGRGFSVVAQEVKSLAEQTANATRDISRSIAEVQETTRAAVDAISGIGRSIGEVDDITHQVALAVEAQTAATGEVARNIEEAFAGIRDISGNIQGVGSNITETEQHAEVTLSASGTLAQQARSLGDAVRDFLRTLHRDGTEPLKAA, from the coding sequence ATGATCAACTCGTCTTCTCTCTTTAAGGCCGGTCTCTGCCTCGCCGTCACCGTCGTCGGCTCCCTTGTTGCTGTGGCGGGGCTGACGCTCGGCGCGCCGCTGCTGCTGCAGGTCGGACTCGGCGCCTCGCTGCTGGGTGCCGCCGGCGTTGCCGCGATGCTGCTGCGGCTGAACCGGATGCTGACGCAGATCGATGAGGTCTGCGGCCGGATTGCCGACGGCGACTTCGAGGCTCGGCTGATCGGGCATCGCGACGGTGGACGCCTGCTCGAGATGCAGAACCGCTTCAACGACATGATCGACCGCTGCGACGCGTTCGTGCGCGAGTCCAGCGCCGCGATGGCGGCGATCCGCGACGACAAATACTATCGGCACATCCTGCCGCAGGGCCTGCGCGGTTCGCTGCTGATCGCCAGCCGCACCATCAACGAGGCGATGCAGGCGATCGAGACGCGGGTCGCGGCATTTAACGCCAACACCGCCGAGTTCGAGACCGCAATCGGCACGGTGATCGACGCGGTCGGCGCCGCCTCCAGCAACATGGGCGAGACCGCCACCAGCCTCAACCGCGGCGTGATCGCGACGCGCGATCGCACCCTGGCGGTGTCGGCTGCCAGCGAGCAGGCCTCGACCAACATGGAGACGGTGGCGGCGGCGACCGCCGAATTGACCGCCTCGGCCAACGAGATTCTCAGCAGCGTCAATCGCTCGGCCTCGATCGCTCAGGCCGCGGTGGCGGCCTCCGATCACGCCCGCGACACCGTCGGCAGCCTATCGACCGCCACCGAACGGATCGGCGCGATCGTGCAACTGATCGAAGAGATCGCGTCCCAGACCAATCTGTTGGCGCTCAACGCCACGATCGAGGCGGCGCGCGCCGGTGACGCCGGCCGCGGCTTCTCGGTGGTGGCGCAGGAGGTGAAGTCGCTGGCCGAGCAGACCGCCAATGCCACGCGCGACATCTCGCGCAGCATCGCCGAAGTGCAGGAGACCACCCGCGCCGCCGTCGATGCGATCTCCGGCATCGGCCGTTCGATCGGCGAGGTCGATGATATCACGCACCAGGTGGCGCTCGCGGTCGAGGCGCAGACCGCCGCGACCGGGGAGGTCGCGCGCAACATCGAAGAAGCGTTTGCCGGCATTCGCGACATCTCGGGCAACATCCAGGGCGTCGGTAGCAACATCACCGAGACCGAGCAGCATGCCGAGGTGACGCTGTCGGCGTCCGGCACGCTCGCGCAGCAGGCCCGCTCGCTCGGCGACGCGGTGCGTGACTTCCTGCGGACGCTTCATCGCGATGGTACGGAGCCGCTCAAGGCTGCTTGA
- a CDS encoding haloacid dehalogenase type II — protein MTIKAVVFDAYGTLYDIQSVAAITEREFPGYGEVITQIWRIKQLEYTWLRSQMGTYEDFAVVTRDSLAYTLDCLGIEAGGGAFERIFAKYLDLALYPEALSALEALAPCKRAILSNGSPDMLGALTRNTGLHSVLDDVISVDAAKTFKPHPRAYALAEARLGMTPREMLFVSSNPWDVAGAKAFGFNVAWIERVSREAMARELRRPGPLSPQTLFKALRTQMDVLGFEPDHRIGSLTALVEIVAAR, from the coding sequence ATGACCATCAAGGCCGTCGTGTTCGATGCCTATGGCACGCTGTACGACATCCAGTCGGTTGCGGCCATCACCGAGCGGGAGTTTCCCGGCTATGGCGAGGTGATCACGCAGATCTGGCGGATCAAACAGCTCGAATACACCTGGCTGCGCTCGCAGATGGGGACCTACGAGGACTTCGCCGTCGTCACCCGCGATTCGCTCGCCTACACGCTCGACTGTCTCGGCATCGAGGCCGGCGGCGGCGCATTCGAGCGCATCTTCGCGAAATATCTCGATCTCGCGCTCTACCCCGAAGCCCTGTCGGCGCTGGAGGCGCTTGCACCCTGCAAGCGTGCGATCCTGTCCAACGGCAGCCCCGATATGCTTGGCGCCCTCACCCGCAATACCGGCCTCCACAGCGTGCTCGACGACGTGATCAGCGTCGACGCAGCCAAGACGTTCAAGCCGCATCCGCGCGCTTATGCGCTGGCCGAAGCGCGGCTCGGCATGACGCCGCGCGAGATGTTGTTCGTGTCTTCCAATCCCTGGGACGTGGCGGGGGCGAAGGCATTCGGCTTTAACGTCGCCTGGATCGAGCGCGTCAGCCGCGAGGCGATGGCGCGCGAACTACGGAGGCCTGGGCCGCTCTCGCCGCAGACGCTGTTCAAGGCGCTGCGCACCCAGATGGACGTGCTCGGCTTCGAGCCCGACCACCGCATCGGATCGCTGACCGCGTTGGTGGAGATCGTGGCCGCGCGCTGA
- the ykgO gene encoding type B 50S ribosomal protein L36 has product MKVRNSLKSLLTRHRENRLVRRKGRLYVINKTQRRFKARQG; this is encoded by the coding sequence ATGAAGGTCCGTAACTCGCTGAAGTCGCTGCTCACCCGCCACCGCGAAAACCGCCTGGTGCGCCGTAAGGGCCGGCTCTACGTCATCAACAAGACCCAGCGTCGGTTCAAGGCCCGCCAGGGCTGA
- a CDS encoding YbaK/EbsC family protein: MSLESVRAWFAQHAPDIAVEESTMSSATVPLAAEAYGVPPAQIAKTLSLRVGERVVLIVTSGTMRLDNKKAKALLGGKPKMLGVHEVADLTGHEVGGVCPFGLKAPLPIYCDVSLKTFDVVVPAAGSTHSAVRIAPQRMAELVGAEWVDVCEDRSEPTQP; encoded by the coding sequence ATGAGCCTCGAATCCGTTCGCGCATGGTTTGCCCAACATGCCCCCGACATCGCGGTCGAAGAATCGACGATGAGTTCCGCGACCGTGCCGCTCGCCGCCGAAGCCTACGGCGTGCCGCCGGCGCAGATCGCCAAGACACTGTCGTTGCGCGTCGGCGAGCGTGTGGTGCTGATCGTCACCAGCGGGACGATGCGGCTCGACAATAAGAAGGCGAAGGCGCTGCTCGGCGGCAAGCCGAAGATGCTCGGCGTTCACGAGGTCGCCGATCTCACCGGCCATGAGGTCGGCGGCGTTTGTCCGTTCGGCCTCAAGGCGCCGCTGCCGATCTATTGCGACGTCTCACTGAAGACGTTCGATGTGGTCGTGCCGGCAGCGGGTTCGACTCACAGCGCAGTGCGAATTGCCCCGCAGCGCATGGCCGAGCTGGTCGGCGCCGAATGGGTCGATGTCTGCGAGGACCGCAGCGAGCCGACCCAGCCGTGA
- a CDS encoding OsmC family protein: MSTTSGSAKWQGGIKDGKGAISTKSGALSEYPYGFASRFEGKPGSNPEELIGAAHAACFTMALSLILGEAKLTAEQMETKADVTLEKQGDGFAITAIHLTLTAKIPGADDATFQDCAAKAKAGCPVSKLLNTKITLDAKLVS, translated from the coding sequence ATGAGCACGACATCCGGTTCGGCGAAATGGCAGGGCGGTATCAAGGACGGCAAGGGCGCGATCTCGACCAAGAGCGGCGCGCTGTCCGAATATCCCTACGGCTTCGCCAGCCGGTTCGAAGGCAAGCCCGGCTCCAACCCTGAGGAACTGATCGGCGCCGCCCACGCCGCCTGCTTCACCATGGCGCTGTCGCTGATCCTCGGCGAAGCCAAGCTCACCGCCGAGCAGATGGAAACCAAGGCGGACGTCACGTTGGAGAAGCAGGGCGACGGCTTTGCCATCACCGCGATCCATCTGACGCTCACCGCCAAGATCCCCGGCGCCGACGACGCCACCTTCCAGGACTGCGCCGCCAAGGCCAAAGCCGGGTGTCCGGTCTCGAAGCTGCTCAACACCAAGATCACGCTGGATGCAAAGCTGGTGAGCTGA
- a CDS encoding tetratricopeptide repeat protein, which yields MAFAPRHFRFGLCALALATLALGMPEGARAQAPDGPKHPLEKPLAQPPAPPEKLPRVPTDRTKGLDFLFGALKAAPDEASAKHVEGRIWALWSQTTSDTTALLMARSKVAMDAKQFDVALKLLDAVVKLRPDYVEGWNRRATIYYLQNDYMHSLEDIEQVLAREPRHFGALAGLGMIMQELGDDKRALDAFRRALALNPHLDKVPDLVKTLSEKVEGRDI from the coding sequence ATGGCGTTCGCCCCTCGACATTTTCGGTTCGGCCTCTGCGCCTTGGCGCTTGCGACTTTGGCGCTGGGTATGCCTGAGGGCGCGCGAGCCCAGGCCCCCGACGGACCCAAGCATCCGCTGGAGAAGCCGCTCGCGCAGCCGCCGGCACCGCCGGAGAAGCTGCCGCGGGTGCCGACCGACCGCACCAAGGGCCTCGACTTCCTGTTCGGTGCCCTGAAGGCTGCGCCCGATGAGGCCAGCGCCAAACACGTCGAAGGGCGAATCTGGGCGCTGTGGAGCCAGACCACCAGCGACACCACTGCGCTGCTGATGGCGCGCTCGAAGGTGGCGATGGATGCCAAGCAGTTCGACGTCGCGTTGAAGCTGCTCGACGCCGTGGTCAAGCTGAGGCCGGATTACGTCGAAGGCTGGAACCGGCGCGCGACGATTTACTATTTGCAGAACGACTACATGCACTCGCTCGAAGACATCGAGCAGGTGCTGGCACGTGAGCCGCGGCATTTCGGTGCGCTCGCCGGCCTCGGCATGATCATGCAGGAACTCGGCGACGACAAACGGGCGCTCGATGCGTTCCGCAGGGCGCTCGCGCTCAATCCGCATCTCGACAAGGTGCCCGACCTCGTCAAGACGCTGTCGGAGAAGGTCGAGGGCCGCGACATCTGA
- a CDS encoding PAS domain-containing protein, which yields MTSSVKPTGVEVFFDADDIIVSKTDLKGRITYANRVFTDICGYSEAELLGQPHSIVRHPDMPRCVFKLLWDTLAEGREIFAYVKNMTKYGDHYWVFAHVTPSFDAAGTVIGYHSNRRVPERRVVAALEPVYAELLAQESRHRNGKDALAAGYQHMIDFVKSKNISYDQLVFSL from the coding sequence GTGACCTCTTCCGTCAAGCCCACGGGCGTTGAAGTATTCTTCGACGCCGACGACATCATCGTGTCCAAAACCGACCTGAAAGGCCGGATCACCTACGCCAATCGAGTGTTCACCGACATCTGCGGCTACAGCGAAGCCGAACTGCTGGGCCAGCCGCATTCGATTGTGCGGCATCCCGACATGCCGCGCTGCGTGTTCAAGCTGCTGTGGGACACCCTCGCCGAGGGGCGCGAGATCTTCGCCTACGTCAAGAACATGACGAAGTACGGCGATCATTATTGGGTGTTCGCACACGTCACGCCGTCATTCGACGCCGCCGGCACGGTGATCGGCTATCACTCCAATCGCCGTGTGCCTGAGCGCCGGGTCGTTGCCGCGCTGGAGCCGGTCTATGCCGAGCTGCTGGCGCAGGAGTCCCGGCACCGCAACGGCAAGGACGCGCTCGCGGCCGGCTATCAGCACATGATCGATTTCGTCAAGTCGAAGAACATTTCCTATGATCAACTCGTCTTCTCTCTTTAA
- a CDS encoding amidohydrolase family protein — MLNPDDLVAIDIHTHAEEPCGCHGDDGYDDFQARMAEYFGSPNKHPPTVPQTAAYYRAKKIAAVIFPVDAERETGFRRYNNDEMIEITRQNSDVLIPFASIDPHKGKLGVREARRLIADYGIKGFKFHPTMQGFYPNDRLAYPLYEAIQEGGAIALFHTGQTGVGSGMPGGMGMRLKYSNPMYMDDVAADFPDMKIILAHPSFPWQEEALSVATHKPNVYIDLSGWSPKYFPPILVRYINSILQDKMLFGSDWPVITPDRWLSDFAKLEIRDEIRPKVLKQNARKLLGI, encoded by the coding sequence ATGCTGAATCCCGACGATCTCGTCGCCATCGACATCCACACCCACGCCGAGGAGCCGTGCGGCTGCCACGGCGACGACGGCTACGACGACTTCCAGGCGCGGATGGCCGAATATTTCGGCTCGCCGAACAAGCACCCGCCGACGGTCCCGCAGACCGCCGCGTATTATCGCGCCAAGAAGATCGCCGCGGTGATCTTCCCGGTCGACGCCGAACGTGAGACCGGCTTCCGCCGCTACAACAACGACGAGATGATCGAGATTACGCGGCAAAATTCCGACGTGCTGATTCCATTCGCCTCGATCGATCCGCACAAGGGCAAGCTCGGCGTGCGCGAAGCCCGGCGGCTGATCGCCGACTACGGCATCAAGGGCTTCAAATTCCACCCAACCATGCAGGGCTTCTACCCGAACGACCGGCTGGCCTATCCGCTGTACGAAGCGATCCAGGAAGGCGGCGCCATCGCGCTGTTCCACACCGGCCAGACCGGTGTCGGCTCCGGCATGCCGGGCGGCATGGGAATGCGGCTGAAGTACTCCAACCCGATGTATATGGACGACGTCGCCGCCGACTTTCCGGACATGAAGATCATCCTGGCGCACCCCTCCTTCCCCTGGCAGGAGGAGGCACTGTCGGTCGCGACCCACAAGCCCAACGTCTATATCGACCTGTCGGGCTGGTCGCCGAAGTACTTCCCGCCGATCCTGGTGCGCTACATCAACTCGATTCTGCAGGACAAGATGCTGTTCGGCTCGGACTGGCCGGTGATCACCCCGGACCGCTGGCTGTCGGACTTCGCCAAGCTCGAGATCCGCGACGAGATCCGCCCGAAGGTGCTGAAGCAGAACGCCCGTAAGCTGCTGGGGATCTAG